In one Lolium rigidum isolate FL_2022 chromosome 3, APGP_CSIRO_Lrig_0.1, whole genome shotgun sequence genomic region, the following are encoded:
- the LOC124703973 gene encoding SKP1-like protein 1, giving the protein MAAEDKKMITLKSSDNEQFEVEEAVAMESQTIRHMIEDDCADNGIPLPNVNAKILSKVIEYCSKHVQAAKPAAADGAADGAPAPAPAEDLKNWDAEFVKVDQATLFDLILAANYLNIKGLLDLTCQTVADMIKGKTPEEIRKTFNIKNDFTAEEEEEIRRENQWAFE; this is encoded by the coding sequence ATGGCGGCCGAGGACAAGAAGATGATCACGCTCAAGTCCTCGGACAACGAGCAGTtcgaggtggaggaggcggtCGCGATGGAGTCGCAGACGATCCGCCACATGATCGAGGACGACTGCGCCGACAACGGGATCCCGCTCCCTAACGTCAACGCCAAGATCCTCTCCAAGGTCATCGAGTACTGCAGCAAGCACGTCCAGGCGGCCAAGCCCGCGGCGGCCGATGGCGCGGCCGACGGCGCCCCCGCCCCGGCCCCCGCCGAGGACCTCAAGAACTGGGACGCCGAGTTCGTCAAGGTCGACCAGGCCACCCTCTTCGACCTCATCCTCGCCGCCAACTACCTCAACATCAAGGGCCTGCTCGACCTCACCTGCCAGACCGTCGCCGACATGATCAAGGGCAAGACACCCGAGGAGATCCGCAAGACCTTCAACATCAAGAACGACTtcaccgccgaggaggaggaggagatccgcAGGGAGAACCAGTGGGCCTTCGAGTAA